From the Corticium candelabrum chromosome 2, ooCorCand1.1, whole genome shotgun sequence genome, one window contains:
- the LOC134198474 gene encoding uncharacterized protein LOC134198474: protein MEKLDNCPVSCRWKLKLYQNGIFPRLSWYLSLLPLSPSWLQSELDRIVTSYLKKWCKLRRSACTAIFYLLPQNAGLGLPRLSTSSISLQSSKSARLLSSHDNCVRSLATSQAYNKSYSNRFSAFREAAKSLSETPGASAAKLSDITKSRLKEEHQKQLLARTKNLHVQGSIFRLENCSSDVWANVVSCLPGHQLSFVLNAVSDTLPSNANLVLWSKRSCDKCPLCHQRQTLLHVLNNCSVLLQCRHYNQRHDSVLSLLYNAAINHLPHQFNIFADLKDCEVKFPSDIIPTAQRPDMLIWNNHTLKFYVIELTIPFETNFFDANKRKSERYTDFMMTIKSKGFTCKQLNIQIGSRGFIDTPSLLPFLDVISIPPHNQRQLLSSIVKVTIEESCKIWLARNNI, encoded by the coding sequence ATGGAGAAATTGGACAATTGCCCTGTTAGTTGTCGGTGGAAACTAAAATTATACCAAAATGGAATCTTCCCAAGATTGTCGTGGTACCTGTCTCTACTTCCTCTTTCACCAAGCTGGCTGCAATCTGAATTAGATAGAATTGTTACATCTTACCTCAAGAAATGGTGTAAACTTCGTCGCTCGGCCTGTACTGCCATCTTCTACCTCCTCCCACAAAATGCTGGTCTTGGCTTACCCCGTTTGTCTACGTCTTCCATCTCCCTCCAGTCTTCAAAATCTGCCCGTCTCTTATCCTCACATGACAACTGTGTCCGCTCTTTGGCCACCAGTCAAGCATATAATAAATCGTATAGCAACAGATTCTCTGCTTTTAGAGAAGCAGCAAAGTCACTATCTGAAACACCAGGTGCTTCTGCAGCAAAATTGAGTGACATCACCAAATCAAGACTAAAGGAGGAACACCAAAAACAACTTCTTGCAAGAACTAAGAATCTACATGTCCAGGGATCCATCTTCCGTCTAGAGAACTGTTCATCTGACGTCTGGGCAaatgttgtctcttgtcttcCCGGTCATCAACTCTCTTTTGTCCTCAATGCCGTTTCTGATACCCTCCCTTCAAATGCTAATCTTGTCCTATGGAGTAAACGTTCTTGTGATAAATGTCCTCTATGTCATCAACGTCAAACCCTTCTTCACGTTCTCAATAATTGCTCAGTCCTCTTACAATGTCGTCATTACAATCAACGTCACGACTCTGTTCTCAGTCTTCTCTATAATGCGGCTATTAACCATCTACCACATCAATTCAACATCTTTGCTGATTTAAAAGACTGTGAAGTAAAGTTTCCATCTGACATCATTCCTACTGCACAAAGGCCTGACATGTTGATTTGGAATAATCATACGCtcaaattttatgtcataGAACTAACAATCCCTttcgaaacaaacttttttgatGCAAATAAAAGAAAATCAGAACGGTATACAGACTTCATGATGACCatcaaatcaaaaggcttcacctgtaagcaactaaatattcaaataggATCTAGAGGCTTTATTGATACTCCAAGTCTTCTCCCCTTCCTTGATGTCATCTCTATTCCTCCTCACAATCAACGTCAACTATTATCATCAATCGTAAAGGTGACAATTGAAGAATCTTGTAAAATATGGTTAGCCAGAAACAATATTTAG
- the LOC134176490 gene encoding uncharacterized protein LOC134176490, translating into MRRKRCPQCGRLFHSLRHHFLHCSVSNQSTTSSRIPHGTNLHQETLQECNVPVPPPVVTSVSVADINSYLSPFSSSTLHIDSQQYYQVSSTSLDHNYPVSEAKCVTSSVTANYATTDTITTNHNTADKATPTITSHGDIATQPGSASPPSGSSSTLPPNLNLTTTITSQLTPTVPSCTTGRCETIISADKSTSETKIPPRQHCGLSDVAKQNTFSSHCNNFLPRLRLPPASDVKMWSDVNDWVQSAVVPNVLEAVGVESKYQVIRERLYYGLKSRFGCHRSSTRKRKRKPANNQAQLDALRSTKNEVRRKFRQAKRQGASLAELTSFARQFHQLIRRHSKLKAVMNKRDLKSSARNANKRCSTNFWKFSKDLFSDDSDTSNVLPQFSADEAYTFFQSTYSKQSLPPPPVLPSGVSSPRPPSRDFDIRPFSTSEILKKIKSTRNSAAPSPLDGLSYLVFKMCPSLLPALLDLFNCCWLSASIPQLWKTGVIRLFAKPAASKDPHDPSLFRPIALTPCIGKIYTSMLKDRWCQFMLENKFFDTSIQKAFLPGICGTEEHQYKLRSAIADAKRSRHTLSICWLDFANAYGSVPHWLILQCFRLYHAPDHLLSVITNIYSNLQLQVSTVKWATSMLPCNIGVLQGDPFSVIVFNTVINTLVMMLKTQPFGYTLSGSSHKINALLFADDVTLVSKSPSVVPTDH; encoded by the exons ATGCGCCGAAAACGTTGTCCTCAATGCGGTCGTTTATTCCACTCCTTACGACATCATTTCCTGCATTGCTCTGTTTCTAATCAATCTACAACATCGTCGAGAATCCCCCATGGGACTAATCTACATCAAGAGACATTACAGGAATGTAATGTCCCCGTGCCGCCTCCGGTTGTTACATCCGTTTCCGTTGCTGACATCAATAGCTACTTGTCTccgttttcaagttctactcTCCACATTGACTCTCAACAATATTACCAAGTATCTTCTACGTCTTTGGATCATAACTATCCTGTTTCTGAAGCAAAATGTGTCACCTCATCCGTCACTGCTAATTACGCGACAACAGATACCATcaccacaaaccacaacacTGCTGATAAGGCGACACCTACAATAACCTCGCATGGTGACATCGCTACGCAGCCTGGATCTGCTTCTCCACCGTCTGGATCTTCTTCTACCCTTCCTCCTAACCTCAATCTTACAACGACTATCACGTCGCAATTAACGCCTACTGTACCGTCATGTACTACTGGTAGGTGTGAAACTATTATATCTGCTGATAAGTCaacatcagaaacaaagatCCCGCCTCGTCAGCACTGCGGTCTTTCTGATGTCGCTAAGCAGAACACCTTTTCTTCTCATTGCAATAATTTTCTGCCACGACTCCGTCTTCCTCCCGCCTCTGATGTTAAAATGTGGTCTGACGTGAATGACTGGGTACAGTCTGCTGTTGTCCCAAATGTTTTGGAAGCAGTTGGTGTTGAATCTAAATATCAAGTCATACGCGAACGTCTGTATTATGGTCTGAAATCACGCTTTGGATGCCACCGTTCTTCTACTCGTAAGCGCAAACGGAAACCTGCCAACAATCAAGCTCAACTGGATGCTCTGAGGTCTACTAAGAATGAAGTTAGACGCAAATTTCGTCAAGCCAAACGACAAGGGGCGTCTCTAGCAGAATTGACATCATTTGCTCGTCAATTTCACCAACTAATTAGACGTCATAGTAAACTGAAAGCTGTCATGAATAAACGGGATCTCAAGTCTTCTGCTAGAAATGCTAATAAACGCTGTTCAACCAACTTTTGGAAGTTCTCTAAGGATTTGTTCTCTGATGACTCTGACACCTCTAACGTACTGCCACAGTTTTCTGCTGATGAAGCCTATACTTTCTTCCAGTCTACTTACTCCAAACAGTCTCTTCCTCCCCCTCCTGTGCTTCCTTCTGGTGTGTCTTCTCCTCGACCTCCTTCTCGTGACTTTGATATTCGTCCATTTTCAACTTCTGAGATTCTTAAGAAAATCAAATCTACTCGAAATTCTGCAGCTCCGAGTCCTCTGGATGGGTTATCCTATCTTGTATTCAAGATGTGTCCTTCTCTACTGCCTGCACTGCTGGATctatttaattgttgctggCTTTCTGCCTCCATCCCACAACTTTGGAAAACTGGTGTCATACGTCTCTTTGCCAAGCCTGCTGCATCCAAAGATCCCCACGATCCTTCTTTATTTAGACCTATTGCCTTAACACCGTGTATTGGTAAGATATACACCTCTATGCTCAAGGATCGATGGTGCCAATTTATGTTGGAAAATAAATTCTTCGATACATCAATTCAGAAGGCTTTTCTCCCTGGTATATGTGGTACAGAGGAACATCAGTACAAGCTACGgtcagccattgctgatgcTAAAAGAAGTCGACACACTTTATCAATTTGTTGGCTTGACTTTGCCAATGCCTATGGTTCTGTCCCACATTGGCTCATTTTACAATGCTTTAGACTCTATCATGCTCCAGACCATCTACTGTCCGTCATCACCAACATATATTCAAACCTTCAGCTACAAGTTTCCACTGTGAAGTGGGCAACATCCATGTTGCCCTGCAATATTGGAGTGCTCCAAGGTGACCCGTTTTCGGTCATTGTTTTTAACACCGTCATAAACACACTCGTTATGATGTTGAAGACTCAGCCTTTTGGTTACACGCTTAGTGGTTCATCTCACAAGATCAATGCTCTTCTGTTCGCTGATGACGTTACCCTAGTATCAAAGTCGCCTTCTG TGGTCCCAACTGACCATTAA